One Longimicrobiales bacterium DNA segment encodes these proteins:
- a CDS encoding phosphate acyltransferase — MTDRARRKPARVVFPEGHNATIIQAAAHLVEEGICKPVLLGRPPRIAEKAEALGVSLDGVEIVYAAELDEKREEFAARLFKKRGRKGLTLAAAEWDLYKPIYFAASMLEDGEVDALVSGIEANYAEALRPCLQVIGPKPGGNGRVAGLYMLAFPNRELVFFADTTVNIAPDARALAEIAVQSANFVRELGITPRIAMVTFSNFGSASHDEPLRVAAAVDMVRSMDPDLEIDGEMQADTAVNAVKLRSIYPFTRLTGPANVLVFSGLSAANASYKLLDALGGADVIGPVLLGMAKSMHILQRGSSLQDVLNLATVASVDWQARNGQI; from the coding sequence ATGACCGATCGGGCGCGGAGGAAGCCGGCGCGGGTCGTGTTTCCGGAGGGTCACAACGCTACGATCATTCAGGCTGCGGCCCACCTGGTCGAGGAAGGCATCTGTAAGCCAGTCCTGCTTGGAAGGCCGCCACGAATCGCCGAGAAGGCTGAGGCACTCGGAGTGAGCCTGGACGGTGTCGAGATCGTCTATGCCGCCGAGCTCGACGAGAAGCGTGAGGAATTCGCGGCGCGGCTCTTCAAGAAGCGTGGACGGAAGGGGCTCACGCTGGCCGCGGCGGAGTGGGACCTCTACAAGCCGATTTACTTTGCGGCGAGCATGCTCGAGGATGGCGAGGTTGATGCGCTGGTATCCGGGATCGAGGCCAATTACGCAGAGGCACTACGGCCCTGTCTGCAGGTGATTGGTCCAAAGCCGGGTGGAAACGGGCGGGTCGCGGGACTTTACATGCTCGCGTTTCCCAATCGGGAGCTGGTCTTCTTCGCCGACACCACCGTGAACATCGCGCCGGACGCACGGGCTCTGGCTGAAATCGCAGTCCAAAGCGCGAATTTCGTCCGTGAACTTGGTATTACGCCCCGGATCGCCATGGTCACGTTCTCGAATTTCGGTTCTGCAAGCCACGACGAACCTCTTCGGGTGGCGGCCGCGGTCGACATGGTCCGCTCTATGGATCCGGACCTTGAGATCGACGGCGAAATGCAGGCCGACACGGCTGTGAATGCGGTCAAGCTGAGGAGTATCTACCCGTTCACGCGGCTCACCGGCCCTGCCAACGTGCTCGTCTTTTCCGGGCTTTCCGCGGCGAACGCTTCATACAAGTTGCTCGATGCACTCGGCGGCGCAGATGTGATCGGCCCGGTTCTCCTCGGTATGGCGAAGTCGATGCATATTCTCCAGCGTGGCTCGTCTCTCCAGGACGTCCTGAACCTCGCGACAGTGGCGTCGGTGGACTGGCAAGCCCGGAATGGACAAATTTGA
- a CDS encoding M20/M25/M40 family metallo-hydrolase produces the protein MMKIRTMTWVAAAVAGLTAFPAAVEAQRLATDDPVLQGIWDEGMNNSQFEALSQVLLDEIGPRLTASPGIEAAQRWAVETMRRWGVDAELEQYGTWEGWDRGVSHVDLISPRVRSLEGRILAWSPGTNGRPVEGEVTYLPPISSPADWQSFLGTVSGKWVMMSAPESTCRANEQWEEFGMAGSMERMEEERTMVRRAWNQSLAATGSTDGRRRDLHAQLEEAGAAGIVTSQWPGSYGTTRVFNAYNRETPTFELGCEDYSLVHRLAANGQAPLLRLTAEAENRGEVPVFNVIGEIAGSEWPDEYVMLSAHFDSWEGGSGATDNGSGSVLMMETMRILREAYPNPKRTILVGLWSGEEQGLNGSRAYTEDHPEVVEGLQALWNQDNGTGRVVRISAQGLTGATGSLASWMSQVPQEVSQYVELDLPGNPGGGGSDYASFVCHGAPGFSLGALSWDYGSHTWHTHRDTFDKLIFDDLKNNAVLTASLVYLASEDPNFVDRTRRTVIAGRGGQPGEWPTCSPAMRSSQNSPRM, from the coding sequence ATGATGAAGATTCGAACGATGACATGGGTCGCGGCTGCCGTGGCCGGACTCACCGCGTTTCCGGCCGCGGTCGAAGCTCAGCGCCTGGCGACGGATGACCCCGTCTTGCAGGGCATCTGGGACGAGGGCATGAACAACTCTCAGTTCGAGGCACTCTCACAGGTCCTGCTCGATGAAATCGGACCTCGCCTGACGGCCTCGCCCGGAATCGAGGCCGCCCAGCGTTGGGCGGTCGAGACGATGCGGCGATGGGGTGTCGATGCCGAGCTCGAGCAGTATGGCACCTGGGAGGGCTGGGATCGTGGCGTAAGTCATGTGGATCTGATCTCGCCTCGCGTGCGCTCCCTCGAAGGCCGGATTCTTGCCTGGAGTCCGGGGACGAATGGACGCCCGGTCGAAGGTGAAGTGACGTATCTGCCGCCGATCAGTTCACCTGCGGACTGGCAGAGTTTTCTCGGCACGGTGAGCGGTAAGTGGGTGATGATGTCCGCGCCGGAGTCGACGTGTCGCGCTAATGAGCAGTGGGAAGAGTTCGGCATGGCGGGTTCGATGGAGCGCATGGAGGAAGAGCGCACGATGGTGCGCCGAGCGTGGAATCAGAGCCTCGCGGCAACCGGCTCGACCGACGGACGACGACGAGACCTGCACGCTCAGCTCGAAGAGGCCGGTGCCGCTGGAATCGTTACGTCGCAGTGGCCGGGTTCCTACGGGACGACGAGGGTATTCAACGCGTATAATCGCGAGACGCCGACCTTCGAGTTGGGCTGTGAGGACTACAGCCTGGTCCACAGGTTGGCCGCCAATGGGCAGGCACCCTTACTGCGACTCACTGCGGAGGCTGAGAACCGGGGTGAGGTTCCGGTTTTCAACGTGATCGGCGAGATCGCGGGATCGGAGTGGCCGGACGAATACGTAATGCTTTCCGCTCATTTCGACTCGTGGGAAGGTGGATCCGGTGCCACGGACAACGGCTCCGGCTCCGTTCTCATGATGGAGACGATGCGGATTCTGCGTGAAGCGTATCCGAACCCGAAGCGCACGATTCTCGTCGGCCTATGGAGTGGCGAGGAGCAGGGTCTGAACGGTTCCCGCGCATACACAGAGGACCATCCTGAGGTCGTCGAGGGATTGCAGGCCCTCTGGAACCAGGACAACGGCACCGGGCGTGTGGTTCGAATTTCCGCGCAGGGACTCACCGGTGCGACGGGCTCTCTGGCCAGCTGGATGTCGCAGGTCCCACAGGAGGTCTCGCAGTATGTCGAGCTGGATCTCCCCGGGAATCCGGGCGGGGGCGGCTCTGACTATGCCTCGTTTGTCTGTCACGGCGCCCCGGGCTTCAGCCTTGGTGCCTTGTCCTGGGATTACGGCTCGCACACATGGCACACACACCGCGACACCTTCGACAAGCTCATTTTTGACGACCTGAAGAACAACGCAGTCTTGACGGCGTCCCTCGTATATCTGGCTTCGGAGGACCCGAACTTCGTGGATCGCACGAGGCGCACGGTCATTGCGGGTCGTGGTGGGCAGCCAGGCGAATGGCCGACTTGCTCGCCTGCCATGCGCAGTTCACAGAACAGCCCGCGGATGTAG
- a CDS encoding P1 family peptidase: MAVVAVFAASFPVVGQNVPDARELGIRLEGQPGPYNAITDVSGVEVGHTTIIEGEGLLVVGEGPVRTGVTAILPRGRAAGDSTFAAWFSLNGNGEMTGTTWIEHSGILEGPILITNTHSVGIVRDAVIEWNRERDPTFLWALPVVAETYDGSLNDINGFHVTKEHTFAALDGARSGPVTQGAVGGGTGMRCHGFKGGIGSSSRQVGEYTVGVLVQCNQGARRDLRIAGVPVGEMMPEPVSCYSDRSIPADVRRSGAPWCDEAEDSDRLDTSTPTTVPDAGGILEPVPEITGSIIIVLATDAPLLPTQIKRLVTRTTMGLARIGGMGYNGSGDIFIGFSTANRAAAAERGQVVGLEMLPNDQLNPFISASVHATEEAILNAMLAAETLTGVNGYTVPALPQGRLRVIIERANQANDSR; the protein is encoded by the coding sequence ATGGCGGTTGTCGCTGTTTTTGCAGCGAGCTTTCCAGTCGTCGGGCAGAACGTCCCTGACGCTCGAGAGCTTGGAATTCGACTCGAGGGCCAGCCGGGTCCCTATAACGCGATCACTGACGTATCGGGCGTAGAGGTCGGTCATACGACGATCATTGAGGGCGAGGGGCTCCTCGTCGTGGGCGAGGGTCCGGTGCGGACGGGTGTCACCGCGATCCTGCCACGGGGGCGGGCGGCAGGCGACTCCACGTTTGCGGCCTGGTTCAGCCTCAACGGCAACGGCGAGATGACTGGGACGACATGGATCGAGCATTCGGGGATTCTCGAGGGCCCGATCCTGATCACGAACACGCACAGCGTTGGGATTGTCCGTGACGCGGTGATCGAGTGGAACCGCGAGCGTGACCCGACATTTCTTTGGGCGCTGCCCGTAGTCGCTGAGACGTATGACGGAAGTCTGAACGATATCAATGGCTTTCACGTCACCAAGGAGCACACGTTTGCTGCCCTTGACGGCGCCCGGTCTGGTCCCGTGACCCAGGGGGCGGTTGGTGGCGGAACGGGCATGCGCTGCCACGGCTTCAAGGGTGGCATCGGGTCGTCGTCGCGTCAGGTCGGGGAGTACACCGTTGGCGTCCTCGTCCAGTGCAACCAGGGTGCGAGAAGGGACCTTCGAATTGCAGGCGTGCCCGTTGGCGAGATGATGCCCGAGCCCGTTTCGTGCTATTCAGACCGATCGATCCCAGCGGATGTGCGTCGTTCTGGCGCCCCGTGGTGCGACGAGGCAGAGGACTCGGATCGGTTGGACACTAGCACCCCTACTACCGTGCCCGACGCCGGCGGCATTCTCGAACCGGTACCCGAGATCACCGGCTCTATCATTATCGTGCTCGCCACCGACGCGCCCCTTCTCCCTACGCAGATCAAGCGCCTCGTCACACGCACGACGATGGGCCTCGCTCGGATTGGCGGGATGGGCTACAACGGGTCGGGTGACATTTTCATCGGCTTTAGCACCGCGAACCGAGCGGCCGCGGCTGAGCGTGGCCAGGTGGTCGGGCTCGAGATGCTTCCCAACGACCAACTGAACCCGTTCATCTCCGCATCTGTGCACGCGACCGAGGAAGCCATCCTCAACGCCATGCTCGCTGCGGAGACACTTACGGGAGTCAACGGCTATACGGTCCCGGCCCTCCCGCAGGGTCGACTCCGGGTGATCATCGAACGCGCGAATCAGGCGAATGACTCGCGCTGA
- the pckA gene encoding phosphoenolpyruvate carboxykinase (ATP): protein MSTDTLEPVMAGTEEAGKSLAAHGLEPRGDVFWNLAPVRLYEESLARGDGQLVHMGAISTVTAPHTGRSPNDRFVVRDEKTEGPVDWGKVNVPVSGEHYATLRTDVVEFLNARDLFVQDARAGEDPTHGINVRVVSESAWHSLFAYNMFLRLDTDERIGFVPDFTVLHAPHFQADPARHGSNSETAIMVNFTAREVLVTGTRYAGEIKKSVFSVLNHLLPEAGVFPMHCSANVGPEGDVALFFGLSGTGKTTLSADASRGLIGDDEHGWSTDGVFNFEGGCYAKTIRLSPEGEPEIYQATQMFGTILENVILDEETCEIDFEDGSITENTRASYPIHYIPNAVLPSRGGQPSNVVFLTADAFGVLPPISRLTPEQAMYHFLSGYTAKVAGTERGVTEPVATFSACFGAPFLPRHPGVYAEMLGEKLREQGAAVWLVNTGWSGGGYGVGDRMKLRFTRAMVNAALAGDLDSGEFAVDPVFGMDVPTAVPGVPPEVLRPRDAWADGAVYDAVAAELAGMFRANFEQFADQVSDAVKAAGPA, encoded by the coding sequence ATGTCCACCGACACCCTAGAGCCCGTGATGGCAGGGACCGAAGAAGCCGGCAAGAGTCTCGCCGCTCACGGTCTTGAGCCGCGTGGTGATGTTTTCTGGAACCTGGCGCCAGTCCGACTCTACGAAGAGTCGCTCGCTCGCGGCGATGGCCAGCTCGTTCATATGGGCGCCATCTCGACCGTCACTGCACCACATACCGGTCGCTCACCGAACGATCGCTTTGTGGTCCGTGACGAGAAAACCGAAGGACCCGTCGACTGGGGAAAGGTGAATGTTCCCGTCTCTGGTGAGCATTATGCCACACTGCGAACGGATGTCGTCGAGTTTTTGAACGCTCGCGACCTGTTCGTGCAGGATGCGCGAGCCGGTGAGGACCCTACGCACGGAATCAACGTGCGCGTCGTGAGCGAAAGCGCGTGGCACTCGCTCTTTGCCTACAACATGTTCCTCCGCCTCGACACGGATGAGCGGATTGGTTTCGTGCCGGATTTCACTGTGTTGCATGCGCCGCACTTCCAGGCGGATCCGGCACGGCACGGTTCGAATTCCGAGACCGCGATCATGGTCAATTTCACGGCTCGCGAGGTCCTGGTTACTGGGACGCGGTACGCCGGTGAGATCAAGAAATCAGTTTTTTCGGTTCTGAATCACCTTCTGCCCGAGGCCGGCGTGTTTCCGATGCACTGCTCGGCGAATGTCGGTCCGGAAGGCGACGTGGCTCTCTTCTTCGGTCTGTCCGGGACGGGAAAGACGACCCTCTCCGCTGACGCGAGCCGAGGGCTTATTGGTGATGACGAGCACGGTTGGAGCACCGACGGCGTGTTCAACTTCGAAGGTGGTTGCTACGCGAAGACGATCCGACTTTCGCCTGAGGGCGAGCCGGAGATTTATCAGGCGACGCAGATGTTCGGCACGATCCTCGAGAACGTGATTCTCGACGAGGAGACTTGCGAGATCGACTTCGAAGACGGATCGATCACGGAGAACACGCGGGCCTCGTACCCGATTCACTACATCCCGAACGCGGTACTTCCCAGCCGAGGTGGCCAGCCGAGCAACGTGGTCTTCCTGACGGCGGACGCCTTTGGAGTGCTGCCTCCGATCTCTCGCCTTACACCCGAACAGGCGATGTATCACTTCCTCTCGGGATACACGGCGAAGGTCGCTGGCACCGAGCGTGGTGTAACCGAGCCAGTCGCGACGTTCAGCGCGTGTTTCGGTGCGCCGTTCCTTCCGAGGCATCCGGGCGTATACGCAGAGATGCTCGGTGAGAAACTCAGGGAGCAGGGTGCGGCCGTCTGGCTGGTGAACACTGGTTGGAGTGGTGGCGGCTACGGAGTTGGCGATCGCATGAAGCTACGCTTCACCCGCGCGATGGTGAACGCAGCGCTTGCCGGCGATCTGGATTCCGGAGAGTTCGCGGTCGATCCCGTCTTTGGCATGGACGTGCCGACCGCGGTGCCCGGTGTGCCGCCCGAGGTGCTCCGACCGAGGGATGCCTGGGCAGACGGTGCTGTGTACGACGCGGTAGCAGCGGAACTCGCCGGTATGTTCCGCGCGAATTTCGAACAGTTCGCCGACCAGGTATCTGACGCGGTGAAGGCTGCTGGACCAGCCTGA
- a CDS encoding M24 family metallopeptidase, with protein MSLVFSRSSLALLSAVVLLAAGCESEAPANVPDAAPARYHPLPTLRDQATEQQGWLETRLEEVLPGLMAEYGVDMWILSMREYAEDPVFWSITAPTTFAARRRSIYVITRQDDGTVERIALGGTSQGGVFEAFRSTRPAPTQPTAELVGNEQWNLLRELVEDRDPDNIVLNIDPVWAFSDGLHSGEAEVLLEALGDRYVDRVKREPRLAMNYISLRLPEMMPRYRKIEESVHALISEAFSNSVITPGVTTTADVVWWMRQKLQDLGYTTWFQTSVDVQREGGVPADGDVVIMPGDVLWTDFGVVAMNLHTDTQHMGYVLKTGEVDVPSGLKQCLANSNRLQDILLSHMEPGLTGNEVLANTLGQMRGEGINGTVYTHPIGDHGHGAGPLIGRWDAQEGVPVRGEALMLANVWHSIELQATTEIPEWGGQPVSCRQEEEAYLDENGDRHWVYRRQSTFHLVW; from the coding sequence ATGTCGCTCGTGTTTTCGAGATCCTCGCTTGCTCTACTCAGTGCCGTCGTACTCTTGGCTGCCGGCTGTGAGTCAGAGGCGCCCGCCAACGTACCCGACGCGGCGCCTGCGCGTTATCACCCGCTCCCCACCCTCCGCGATCAGGCCACAGAGCAGCAGGGCTGGCTCGAGACCAGGCTAGAGGAGGTGTTACCAGGGTTGATGGCTGAGTACGGTGTCGATATGTGGATCCTGTCCATGCGGGAGTACGCAGAGGACCCGGTTTTCTGGTCGATTACCGCGCCGACCACTTTTGCTGCTCGGCGCCGTTCTATCTATGTGATTACGCGTCAGGACGACGGGACCGTCGAGCGCATCGCACTCGGAGGCACGAGCCAGGGAGGAGTATTCGAAGCCTTCCGTTCGACTCGACCGGCACCCACGCAGCCCACTGCTGAACTCGTGGGTAACGAGCAGTGGAATCTCCTCCGGGAGTTGGTCGAGGATCGTGATCCGGACAACATCGTCCTCAATATTGATCCAGTATGGGCCTTTTCTGATGGACTGCATTCCGGCGAGGCCGAGGTTTTGTTGGAAGCGCTGGGCGACCGCTACGTCGATCGAGTGAAACGGGAGCCCCGACTCGCAATGAACTACATCTCGCTGCGTTTGCCCGAGATGATGCCGCGTTATCGCAAGATTGAAGAGAGCGTGCACGCGCTGATCTCAGAGGCGTTCTCGAACTCAGTGATCACACCGGGTGTCACGACCACAGCCGACGTCGTCTGGTGGATGCGTCAGAAGCTTCAGGACCTGGGATATACAACCTGGTTCCAGACCTCGGTGGACGTTCAGCGTGAGGGAGGGGTTCCGGCCGATGGAGATGTGGTCATCATGCCGGGGGATGTTCTCTGGACGGACTTCGGAGTAGTGGCGATGAACCTCCACACCGACACACAGCACATGGGATACGTCCTTAAGACTGGTGAGGTCGACGTACCCTCAGGCCTGAAGCAGTGTCTCGCGAACTCGAATCGCCTCCAGGACATCCTGCTCTCACACATGGAGCCGGGACTGACTGGCAACGAGGTCCTCGCGAACACGCTTGGCCAGATGCGCGGCGAAGGAATCAACGGCACCGTCTATACACACCCCATCGGGGACCACGGTCACGGGGCCGGGCCGCTGATCGGGCGCTGGGATGCACAGGAGGGCGTGCCTGTCCGTGGCGAGGCGCTCATGCTGGCTAACGTCTGGCATTCGATCGAGCTGCAAGCCACGACGGAGATTCCCGAGTGGGGCGGACAGCCGGTGTCGTGCCGGCAGGAAGAAGAGGCGTATCTGGACGAGAATGGAGACCGGCACTGGGTGTATCGACGACAGAGCACGTTCCATCTCGTGTGGTAG
- a CDS encoding EVE domain-containing protein has translation MPKQYWLMKSEPYVYSIADLERDGSTHWDGVRNYKARNNMRKMKVGDEVLYYHSNAKPPGVVGIAQVCKEAYPDHFAWDPKSKYFDAKSDSENPRWSMVDVEFVSKVANVEEPYSLHEIKADPKLSDMELVRYGRLSVQSVKKTEFDYVTKMAGLK, from the coding sequence ATGCCGAAGCAGTACTGGCTGATGAAGTCCGAGCCCTACGTTTACTCCATCGCAGATCTGGAGCGAGACGGATCCACCCACTGGGACGGCGTCCGGAATTACAAGGCCCGCAACAACATGCGGAAAATGAAGGTCGGCGACGAAGTCCTCTATTACCACAGCAACGCGAAGCCGCCGGGCGTCGTCGGAATCGCCCAGGTCTGTAAAGAGGCCTACCCCGATCACTTCGCCTGGGACCCGAAGAGCAAGTATTTCGACGCTAAGTCGGATTCGGAGAACCCACGGTGGTCCATGGTCGACGTCGAGTTCGTGTCAAAAGTCGCGAACGTCGAGGAGCCATACAGTCTGCATGAAATCAAGGCCGACCCGAAGCTCTCCGACATGGAACTGGTGCGATACGGTCGCCTCTCCGTGCAGTCCGTGAAGAAGACCGAGTTCGATTATGTCACGAAGATGGCGGGCTTGAAGTGA
- a CDS encoding single-stranded DNA-binding protein has translation MNRITLIGSVGRDPDIQGTKNSTKVAHFSLATNRRAPGVEEEERTDWHRLTLWNRQARFAEDYIKMGDRVYVDGCLDYDSYERDGVVIPTAEVTVREVALLRSKGAAADLDGAA, from the coding sequence GTGAATCGGATCACGCTAATCGGGAGTGTCGGACGGGATCCCGACATCCAGGGGACCAAGAACAGCACGAAGGTGGCTCACTTTTCGCTCGCGACGAATCGCCGTGCGCCGGGCGTGGAGGAAGAGGAGCGGACAGACTGGCACAGGCTGACGTTATGGAATCGGCAGGCGCGATTTGCCGAGGACTACATCAAAATGGGCGATCGCGTCTACGTCGACGGATGCCTGGATTATGACTCGTACGAGCGGGATGGCGTGGTGATTCCTACCGCTGAGGTGACCGTTCGTGAGGTGGCGTTGCTCCGCTCCAAGGGCGCGGCTGCCGATCTGGACGGAGCGGCCTGA
- a CDS encoding MATE family efflux transporter, with product MSASETGKSFDRSIVEGPIRGAVWKLAWPTMLQNLIGGLQGLVDHAMVGNYVGYTGNAAIGVSWQIFLVIVVFISSLFTGMGVLVARFTGANEPEKVNRTVYQAFLTSVMMVGFVLAPIGYFVSPMLLDLVNATPEVQAEALPYLRTMFVFSFGMLMFFMIGGALRSAGDAKTPLRLGVVMTMLNIILNVIFIRGLGPIPAFGTLGAAMGTVIAGGVISVYALIRLFGGGWVVAFHKGMGWAPDWKVIRQLFKFGLPTGIQGVAMNVGGVLMLAFVGSLAASAQAQAAYVVSYTQIFSFITWTSVGIMGATAAVAGQNLGAGQPDRTARSVHVAAGLGLSVAAGIGVWFFLVPYQLLGLFGMDDPTVLALSVELLRYLAVSGLFITVALAYTGGLQGTGDTKSPMYISIVSQIVIPLGICFSIQTFSTLDPSDIWLAIVLGHMTRAVLSVIVFRREKWRDIEVDIDVAKPA from the coding sequence TTGAGCGCTTCGGAGACGGGAAAATCCTTCGACCGCTCCATCGTCGAGGGCCCGATTCGGGGTGCCGTGTGGAAGCTTGCGTGGCCGACGATGCTGCAGAACCTCATTGGCGGCCTTCAGGGGCTCGTCGATCACGCGATGGTCGGAAATTACGTGGGATACACGGGAAACGCGGCGATCGGCGTTTCGTGGCAAATCTTTCTCGTCATCGTCGTCTTCATCAGCTCGCTCTTCACAGGGATGGGCGTCTTGGTCGCGCGCTTTACCGGGGCGAATGAACCCGAGAAGGTGAACCGGACGGTTTACCAGGCCTTCCTCACGTCGGTCATGATGGTCGGCTTCGTTCTGGCTCCGATCGGATATTTCGTTTCACCGATGCTCCTCGATCTGGTCAACGCGACACCCGAGGTCCAGGCGGAAGCCTTGCCGTACCTCCGGACCATGTTCGTCTTCTCGTTCGGTATGCTGATGTTCTTCATGATCGGCGGGGCTTTGCGCTCGGCCGGCGATGCGAAGACACCGCTTCGCCTTGGCGTCGTCATGACGATGCTGAACATCATACTGAACGTGATCTTCATTCGGGGTTTGGGGCCGATTCCGGCCTTCGGGACGCTGGGCGCAGCGATGGGCACGGTCATCGCCGGTGGCGTGATCAGCGTATATGCGCTCATCCGACTGTTCGGCGGAGGCTGGGTCGTTGCCTTCCACAAGGGTATGGGATGGGCACCTGACTGGAAGGTCATCCGGCAGCTCTTCAAGTTCGGCCTGCCGACCGGTATTCAGGGCGTCGCCATGAATGTGGGTGGAGTGCTGATGCTCGCGTTCGTCGGGTCACTCGCTGCGAGCGCTCAGGCACAGGCTGCCTATGTAGTCAGTTACACGCAGATTTTTTCTTTCATTACATGGACATCCGTTGGAATCATGGGCGCCACCGCCGCAGTTGCCGGGCAGAATCTGGGGGCCGGGCAGCCAGACCGAACCGCGCGGTCGGTCCATGTGGCTGCTGGCCTTGGGCTCTCGGTTGCAGCAGGTATCGGAGTGTGGTTCTTCCTCGTGCCATACCAGCTACTGGGGCTCTTTGGCATGGATGACCCGACGGTTCTCGCATTGAGTGTTGAACTGCTCCGCTACCTCGCTGTCTCGGGACTCTTCATTACCGTGGCCCTCGCGTATACAGGTGGTCTCCAGGGCACCGGAGACACGAAGAGTCCTATGTACATCTCGATCGTTTCGCAGATCGTGATTCCGCTAGGCATCTGCTTCTCCATACAGACCTTCTCGACCCTCGATCCGTCTGATATCTGGCTGGCGATCGTGCTGGGTCACATGACTCGTGCGGTGTTGAGCGTGATCGTGTTCAGGCGCGAGAAGTGGCGAGACATCGAGGTCGACATCGATGTCGCGAAACCGGCCTGA
- a CDS encoding RNA polymerase sigma factor RpoD/SigA: MFSSSRGLDSFDQYLQDVEKYPLIQDPQEERELARRARVGDKEAAERLVTANLRFVISYVKKYQGRGLGLAELVCIGNEGLLKAVKKFDPDKGVKFISYAVWWIRQTVLQALAEQTRSVRIPLNQNSNLAKLARTNTALTQSLGRTPTDREIANEMEEPVDTIRALRRVAASELSLDAPMDRGDRDSASFGERFAGAAAADIEEDVEAIARREFLETMFESYLTERERKILYLYYGLDDGEERTLEEIGSLLGVTRERIRQIRNRAFEKLRESPQGASLSGFWDAN; encoded by the coding sequence ATGTTTTCTTCCTCTCGTGGCCTGGATTCATTTGACCAGTACCTGCAGGACGTAGAGAAGTACCCTCTTATCCAAGATCCCCAGGAAGAGCGCGAGCTCGCCCGGAGAGCGCGTGTCGGGGACAAGGAAGCGGCCGAACGGCTCGTGACCGCGAACCTGCGCTTCGTCATCTCGTACGTGAAGAAGTACCAGGGACGAGGACTTGGACTAGCCGAGCTGGTGTGCATCGGCAACGAGGGACTTCTCAAGGCGGTGAAGAAATTCGACCCCGACAAAGGTGTGAAATTCATCTCCTACGCAGTTTGGTGGATTCGCCAGACTGTCCTGCAAGCACTGGCCGAGCAGACGAGATCCGTGCGGATCCCGTTGAACCAGAATTCCAACTTGGCCAAACTCGCCCGGACCAACACTGCGCTTACGCAGTCGCTCGGTCGAACGCCGACAGATCGTGAAATCGCCAACGAAATGGAGGAGCCGGTCGACACGATCAGGGCTCTCCGCCGCGTGGCCGCGTCTGAGCTAAGTCTCGATGCTCCGATGGATCGAGGTGATCGAGACAGTGCAAGTTTCGGAGAACGCTTCGCAGGAGCGGCAGCTGCAGACATCGAAGAGGATGTCGAGGCAATCGCTCGACGCGAATTCCTGGAAACCATGTTCGAGAGCTACCTCACCGAGCGGGAGAGAAAGATCCTCTACCTGTACTACGGGCTCGATGATGGTGAAGAGCGCACACTCGAGGAAATCGGTTCTCTCCTCGGTGTCACGCGCGAGCGGATCCGACAGATTCGCAACCGAGCGTTCGAGAAGCTCCGTGAAAGTCCGCAGGGGGCATCGCTCTCAGGGTTCTGGGACGCCAACTAG